The following proteins are co-located in the Microbulbifer sp. VAAF005 genome:
- a CDS encoding 4Fe-4S dicluster domain-containing protein, with amino-acid sequence MEILKLAANDLDRLIQAILSEGYQLFGPILHNGAITYGEIETPTDLPQGWTDQQEAGQYRVERRNDNAYFGYAVGPHSWKQFLQLPQRQLWSASRSGEDVQILEIEEPSVKLAFLGVRSCELHAIAIQDRVLAQGDYVNSSYKARRAQLFTIAVECTTAANTCFCTSMNTGPQMQLPSDLVITEVLTSDAHFFLIRSGSPQGDRVLKQLPTVDASEAEKREGQAAVQQAENQVSNGRRSFDSSDLKTLLYRNYDNPNWDKVAERCLSCANCTMACPTCFCSTVEDTTDLTGNEAQRWERWDSCFTAELSYLSGGPVRADTRSRYRQWMTHKLATWYDQFDSSGCVGCGRCITWCPVGIDITEEIQNIRVQEQK; translated from the coding sequence TTGGCCCGATACTACATAACGGAGCTATTACCTATGGTGAGATTGAAACCCCCACAGACCTGCCCCAAGGATGGACGGATCAGCAAGAGGCGGGGCAATACCGGGTAGAGCGCCGCAATGACAACGCTTATTTTGGCTACGCCGTTGGACCCCACTCCTGGAAGCAGTTTCTTCAGCTGCCCCAACGCCAGCTCTGGAGCGCTAGCCGCTCTGGAGAGGATGTTCAGATTCTGGAAATTGAAGAGCCTTCGGTCAAGTTAGCGTTTCTCGGTGTTCGCAGTTGCGAGCTACACGCCATTGCTATCCAGGATCGTGTCCTCGCACAGGGGGATTACGTCAACAGCAGCTATAAGGCACGTCGAGCGCAGCTGTTCACTATCGCTGTGGAGTGCACAACAGCAGCAAATACCTGCTTCTGTACCTCAATGAACACGGGCCCGCAGATGCAACTGCCCAGTGATCTGGTAATCACCGAAGTTCTGACCTCCGATGCCCACTTCTTCCTCATACGCAGCGGAAGCCCTCAAGGCGACAGAGTGTTAAAGCAATTACCCACTGTTGACGCATCAGAAGCGGAGAAACGAGAGGGGCAAGCTGCCGTTCAGCAAGCCGAAAATCAAGTGAGTAACGGTCGCCGTAGCTTCGACAGCTCTGACCTGAAGACGCTGCTTTATCGCAATTATGACAACCCAAACTGGGATAAAGTCGCGGAGCGCTGCCTCTCCTGCGCCAATTGCACAATGGCTTGCCCCACGTGCTTCTGCTCAACCGTTGAGGACACAACAGATTTAACCGGAAATGAAGCACAGCGCTGGGAGCGTTGGGATTCCTGCTTTACAGCTGAGTTGAGCTATTTGTCTGGCGGCCCAGTTAGGGCGGATACTCGCAGCCGCTATCGGCAGTGGATGACTCACAAACTGGCCACTTGGTATGACCAATTTGATAGCTCTGGCTGTGTCGGTTGTGGACGTTGTATTACCTGGTGCCCGGTAGGCATCGATATCACGGAAGAGATACAGAATATTCGCGTCCAGGAACAAAAATGA